One Bufo gargarizans isolate SCDJY-AF-19 chromosome 3, ASM1485885v1, whole genome shotgun sequence DNA segment encodes these proteins:
- the LOC122931116 gene encoding fatty acid-binding protein, heart-like, translating into MVEKFLGTWRMVESKNFDDYMKGLGVGFATRQIANVTKPTTIICLEGDYIVLRTQSAFKNTEVKFKLNEEFDETTADDRKVKSVVTLKDGKLIHVQKWDGKETTLLREVDGDKLVLTLTLGDVVSTRHYEKAQ; encoded by the exons ATGGTGGAGAAATTCTTAGGGACCTGGAGGATGGTGGAAAGCAAGAATTTCGATGACTATATGAAAGGGCTTG GTGTCGGCTTTGCCACTCGACAAATAGCAAATGTCACCAAACCCACAACTATAATCTGCTTAGAAGGGGACTATATTGTGCTGCGGACACAGAGTGCTTTCAAGAACACCGAGGTCAAGTTTAAGCTGAATGAAGAATTTGATGAGACCACAGCAGACGATCGCAAGGTTAAG TCCGTGGTGACCTTGAAAGATGGCAAACTAATTCATGTGCAGAAATGGGATGGGAAGGAGACCACCCTACTAAGAGAAGTCGATGGTGACAAGCTTGTCTTG ACCCTTACCCTGGGAGATGTTGTCAGCACACGTCACTATGAAAAGGCCCAATAA